In Heteronotia binoei isolate CCM8104 ecotype False Entrance Well chromosome 4, APGP_CSIRO_Hbin_v1, whole genome shotgun sequence, a genomic segment contains:
- the LOC132570128 gene encoding uncharacterized protein K02A2.6-like, which produces KMAVLIEGNPCQMEVDSGSSISIIAEETLRKLCPPQRLQLRPANFILRDFQKNPVQITGWARVQVERGSFYGPLDILVVKRQLATLLGLAWFKPLGIRVEGVGQTLTPRGFGEICQEFPDVFDGSLGSYKGPAISLPLDPTVRPIRLKARRVPFTLKPKIEAELDRLTAQGVLEPVDYATWETPIVTPIKPNGEVRICADYKCTINKALQDNPYPVPVVSHVLAALAGSKIFGKLDLAQAYQQLPVDAKTAEAQTIVTHRGAFRVRRLQFGVSVAPGIFQSIMDALLKGIPGVQPFFDDVLVAAPDPEEFGNRLREVLRRFQAAGLKVKREKCLLGVPRVEFLGFAVDAAGIHPTEEKTRAIVKAPAPTCKAELQSFLGSAFQAVKDVLVSNAVLHHFDEGLPVILACDASPYGVGAVLGHQLPDGREVPVAYYSRTLTPAERNYAQIDKEALAIVAGVRKFHEYLYGRRFTIATDHKPLLGLLAPDCQTPQILSQRVLRWNQSLNSYTYTLVHRAGKAMGHADARGWPEGNMGEEFKPYKTRREELAAHKGCLLWGSRVVIPPPLQKRVLESLHETHPGIVRMKALARSYVWWPGMDGEIESWVRRCQTCQESRPEPPSAPATRWESTRKPWSRLHLDFAGPLQGQIFMIIVDAYTKWLEVIPVGSTSSAAATRALRRVFCTHGIPDTIVSDNGAAFTSADFQAFLHRYLIRHIRSAPFHPATNGQAERMVRTTKEALGRIVQGDWDHRLAAFLFDNRVTPNPVTGVSPAELLMGRKIGALERERGSAGESLVWTGRFRFTGWSGTMTFEWEVLARLSALQDSSVSREQTSEQTLEMELDVEVESDGGAEVQEPGVDQERPAQLAPAAVVVTPSGVEVQHRKTASSGALSEARLQQLNFSQAPTVSVQAALQERTLSTIQSGSRGASEYAAQPPDLSLETEKPQTPVKASIAEAHETVTNRPILDASGKQLIELSRRICPWHDSTRGSESKPRLKHCLKGLHPSR; this is translated from the exons aaaatggcggtcctcatcgaggggaacccctgccaaatggaagtggactctggttcctccatctccattatagcggaggaaaccctgaggaagctgtgccccccccagcggctgcaactaaggccggcgaacttcatactccgggactttcagaagaatccggtgcaaatcacggggtgggcgcgggtgcaagtcgagcgggggtccttctacggcccgctggacatcctggtggtaaagcgccagcttgccaccctgctaggactggcgtggttcaaacccttggggatccgggtggaaggggtggggcaaaccctaacacccagggggttcggggagatatgccaggagttccctgacgtgttcgatggttctctagggagctacaaagggccggccatctccctaccgctagaccccacggtcaggccgattcggctcaaggcgaggagggtcccgttcactttaaagccaaaaatagaggccgaactagaccgcctcacagcccagggagtcctggagcctgtggactatgccacctgggagacccccatcgtaacccctatcaagccaaacggggaggtgcggatctgcgcagactataaatgcacgataaacaaggcactgcaggataacccctacccagtgccggtggtgagccatgttctggctgccctagcggggtccaagatcttcgggaagctggacctggcacaggcctatcaacagctcccggtagatgctaagacggcggaagcccaaacgatagtgacacacaggggggccttccgggtgaggaggcttcaattcggggttagcgtcgctcccgggatcttccaaagtataatggacgctctcctgaaagggatcccgggggtccagccgttttttgatgacgtgctagtcgccgccccggaccccgaagaattcggcaaccgtttaagagaggtactccgccggttccaggcagcggggctcaaagtcaagagggagaaatgcctgttgggggtcccacgggtggagttcctggggttcgccgtagacgcagcgggaatccacccaacggaagagaagacccgagccattgtgaaggcgccagcccccacctgcaaagcggagctacaaagcttcttgggat ccgcgtttcaggcagtcaaggatgttttggtgtctaacgcggtgctccaccattttgacgagggcctccccgtcatcctggcttgcgatgcgtcgccatacggggtgggagcagtcctggggcaccaactccccgacgggagggaggtaccggtcgcatactactcccgcacactgacaccagccgagcgcaactacgcgcaaatagacaaggaggctctggcaatcgttgcgggggtccgcaagttccatgaatacctgtatgggcggaggttcaccatagccacggaccacaagcccctcttaggcctGCTGGCCCCCGActgtcaaaccccccaaatactgtcgcagcgcgtgttgaggtggaaccaatccctcaactcctacacttacacactggtacacagggccggcaaggctatgggtcacgcggacgc gaggggctggccggaggggaacatgggggaagaattcaagccatataagaccaggagggaggaactagcagcccacaaggggtgcctgttatggggaagtagggtggtgattccgcccccgctgcaaaagcgtgtcctagaatccttacacgagacccatcccggcatagtccgaatgaaggccttggccagaagctacgtctggtggccggggatggatggggagatagagAGCTGGGTCCGACGGTGCCAAACGTGTCAAGAGTCACGGCCCgagccccccagcgcccccgccactaggtgggagtcaacccggaaaccatggtcgagactccacctcgatttcgcggggccactccaggggcagatcttcatgataatagtggacgcctacaccaagtggttggaggtcatccccgtagggtccacctcatccgccgccgcaacccgagcgctgcgcagggtcttttgcacacacggtatcccggacaccatagtctcagacaacggggccgcgttcacgtctgcagacttccaggcgttcctccatagatacctgattaggcacataagatctgcccccttccacccagccaccaacggccaggcggagcggatggtccgcaccacgaaagaagccctgggccgaattgtgcagggggactgggaccaccgattagcggcgttccttttcgataatagggtcacccccaacccggtcacaggggtgagcccggcagagctcctaatgggTCGCAA GATTGGGGCCTTAGAGCGAGAAAGGGGTTCTGCTGGGGAGTCTTTGGTGTGGACTGGGCGTTTTAGGTTCACAGGGTGGTCGGGTACTATGACTTTTGAGTGGGAGGTACTTGCACGGCTCTCTGCATTGCAGGATAGCAGTGTCAGCAGGGAGCAGACCAGTGAACAAACCCTGGAGATGGAACTGGATGTTGAAGTCGAGTCAGATGGAGGTGCAGAGGTACAGGAGCCAGGTGTGGACCAGGAGCGACCGGCCCAGTTAGCaccggcggcggtggtggtgaCGCCATCAGGGGTTGAGG TCCAACACCGAAAAACAGCCAGCAGcggggccttatcagaggccCGATTGCAGCAGCTGAACTTCAGCCAAGCCCCTACAGTCTCCGTCCAGGCCGCTCTTCAGGAGCGCACCTTATCTACGATCCAatcaggcagcagaggagcaagTGAATACGCTGCTCAGCCTcccgatctcagcctggagactgag AAACCACAAACACCTGTTAAAGCATCCATTGCTGAAGCGCATGAGACTGTAACTAACAGACCAATTCTGGATGCTTCTGGAAAGCAGCTCATAGAACTCAGCAGAAGGATCTGTCCCTGGCATGACAGTACAAGGGGTTCTGAGTCTAAGCCCAGACTGAAACATTGTCTGAAGGGCCTACACCCTTCCCGATGA